A window from Erythrobacter sp. YJ-T3-07 encodes these proteins:
- a CDS encoding TetR/AcrR family transcriptional regulator produces the protein MSTQDITRAEIRRPSQKRSQARFEAILDGAEKLLENLPPSAISIHAIAAEVGISPPSIYHFFPEPQLVFSALAERYLKRFEAGVLSEAPKDVKSWQELQTLQYRAGQKWFNEHPAARQVLLEGPAWSSDIRLQDLDSNLVTAGRSIELMTQTFVMPEIPDLHDRLVEIIVINDAIWSLSIHRYGLITDEMEEQARRARIAYSRTFLPEYLPLRADREDAR, from the coding sequence ATGAGCACACAGGACATCACCCGAGCCGAAATTCGCCGACCGTCGCAAAAGCGCAGTCAGGCGCGGTTCGAAGCGATCCTCGACGGGGCCGAAAAGCTGCTGGAAAACCTGCCGCCTTCCGCGATCAGCATTCACGCCATCGCAGCCGAAGTTGGCATCTCGCCGCCTTCGATCTACCACTTCTTTCCCGAGCCACAGCTCGTGTTCAGTGCCCTTGCGGAGCGATACCTGAAGCGGTTCGAAGCAGGCGTGCTCAGCGAAGCGCCCAAGGATGTGAAGAGCTGGCAGGAACTGCAGACGCTGCAGTACCGCGCCGGGCAGAAATGGTTCAACGAACACCCCGCCGCGCGGCAGGTTCTGCTCGAAGGGCCTGCGTGGTCATCGGACATCCGCCTGCAGGATCTGGACAGCAACCTCGTCACCGCGGGCCGCAGCATCGAATTGATGACGCAGACCTTCGTCATGCCCGAAATCCCCGACCTGCATGACCGGCTGGTCGAGATCATCGTGATCAATGATGCGATCTGGTCGCTCTCGATCCACCGCTACGGCCTGATTACCGACGAGATGGAGGAGCAGGCTCGCCGGGCACGGATCGCCTACTCGCGCACGTTTCTGCCCGAATACCTGCCCCTGCGCGCCGACCGGGAGGATGCGCGTTGA
- a CDS encoding efflux RND transporter periplasmic adaptor subunit, which translates to MFDTPFDRNASEAAEERRDHISDILDDGGPEETVAAPEESAAAPRRSRLWLALAVLAALVGAWWLLGSEPAATAAPAPPAVTVAAPLQQEITEWDEFVGRFQASKSVEVRPQVSGAITRIHFTDGQLVRQGAPLFTIDPRPYRAALAEAQAEVARADSALALSRDNLARAQRLITEDAIAGTEIDRLQAEVRNNAAILAAARARVSARSLDVGFTTVRAPISGRISDRRIDAGNLVSGGGGSAATLLTTINAVDPVYFEFSGSEALFLKARREGLDKGTPVEISLQDESDYRWHGTLDFTDNGLDSQSGTIRARAVVRNGEGFLAPGLFGRMRLATSGTRQALLVPDTAVTTDQTRKLLLVVGKDGTVATRAVELGPLVGNLRVIEKGLKPTDRVIIKGTQMAMPGQKVSAQKGRIAASALGTDKSPEAPTSAPAASASLAS; encoded by the coding sequence ATGTTCGACACACCTTTCGATCGCAACGCGTCCGAAGCCGCCGAAGAGCGCCGCGATCACATTTCCGACATTCTCGACGATGGCGGCCCCGAAGAAACCGTCGCCGCCCCGGAGGAGAGCGCTGCCGCGCCGCGCCGCAGCCGCCTCTGGCTTGCACTGGCGGTCCTCGCCGCACTCGTCGGCGCGTGGTGGCTGCTGGGCAGCGAGCCCGCAGCGACCGCCGCCCCTGCACCGCCCGCTGTCACGGTCGCCGCGCCGCTGCAGCAGGAAATCACCGAGTGGGACGAGTTCGTCGGCCGTTTTCAGGCCAGCAAGAGCGTCGAGGTCCGCCCGCAGGTTTCCGGCGCGATCACCCGCATCCACTTCACCGATGGCCAGTTGGTGCGCCAGGGCGCGCCGCTCTTCACCATCGACCCGCGCCCCTATCGCGCCGCGCTGGCAGAGGCGCAGGCGGAGGTTGCCCGCGCCGATAGCGCGCTCGCGCTGTCGCGGGACAATCTCGCCCGCGCCCAGCGCCTCATTACCGAGGACGCGATCGCCGGGACCGAGATCGACCGGTTGCAGGCGGAAGTGCGCAACAACGCAGCGATCCTGGCTGCGGCACGGGCGCGCGTTTCCGCACGCTCGCTGGATGTCGGCTTCACCACGGTGCGCGCGCCGATATCGGGCCGGATTTCCGACCGGCGGATCGATGCGGGCAATCTGGTCTCGGGCGGCGGAGGCAGTGCGGCCACGCTGCTGACCACGATCAACGCGGTCGATCCGGTCTATTTCGAATTCTCAGGCTCCGAAGCGCTGTTCCTGAAGGCGCGCCGCGAGGGCCTCGACAAGGGCACCCCGGTCGAAATCAGCCTGCAGGACGAGAGCGACTATCGCTGGCACGGCACGCTCGATTTCACCGATAACGGGCTCGACAGCCAGTCCGGCACGATCCGCGCGCGAGCCGTAGTCCGCAATGGAGAAGGCTTCCTCGCGCCCGGCCTGTTCGGGCGGATGCGGCTGGCGACCAGCGGCACGCGGCAGGCGCTGCTGGTCCCCGATACCGCGGTCACCACCGACCAGACGCGCAAGCTGCTGCTGGTGGTGGGCAAGGACGGAACGGTCGCCACCCGCGCGGTGGAACTGGGCCCGCTGGTCGGCAATCTTCGCGTGATCGAGAAGGGGCTCAAGCCCACCGACCGGGTGATCATCAAGGGTACCCAGATGGCGATGCCGGGGCAGAAGGTCAGTGCCCAAAAGGGCCGGATTGCGGCCTCCGCACTGGGCACGGACAAGTCGCCCGAGGCGCCCACGTCGGCCCCCGCAGCCTCGGCTAGCCTCGCCAGCTAA
- a CDS encoding TetR/AcrR family transcriptional regulator, translating to MEKLATRGRPREFDADNALAQALRTFWQKGYEGASLSDLTDAMGITRPSLYAAFGNKEALFRQALDLYEKDKLAYIGEAVEAPTARAVAETLLLGSVDVATGGECRGCMGVISMVGCQSVEPSIRDDVNARAESAKQLIVDRMQRAIDAGEFAVPTSATAITRYLLALMQGISVQAQSGASRAELLEVAESAMLSWPSR from the coding sequence ATGGAAAAGCTTGCCACGAGAGGTCGCCCACGGGAATTCGACGCCGACAATGCGCTTGCCCAGGCCCTGCGCACGTTCTGGCAGAAGGGTTACGAGGGTGCATCGCTGAGCGATCTGACCGATGCGATGGGGATCACCCGGCCCAGCCTCTATGCCGCGTTCGGCAACAAGGAGGCGCTGTTTCGCCAGGCGCTCGACCTCTACGAGAAGGACAAGCTTGCCTATATTGGTGAAGCGGTGGAAGCGCCGACTGCGCGCGCCGTTGCCGAAACGCTCCTGCTCGGTTCGGTCGATGTTGCGACCGGCGGCGAATGCCGCGGGTGCATGGGCGTGATCTCGATGGTCGGCTGCCAGAGTGTCGAGCCTTCGATCCGCGACGACGTCAACGCCCGTGCCGAATCCGCCAAACAGCTGATCGTCGACCGGATGCAGCGCGCGATCGACGCGGGAGAATTCGCCGTGCCGACCAGCGCAACGGCGATCACGCGCTATCTGCTCGCGCTGATGCAGGGCATCTCGGTCCAGGCGCAATCGGGCGCCAGCCGAGCAGAGCTGCTGGAAGTCGCTGAATCTGCGATGCTTTCCTGGCCGTCCCGCTGA
- a CDS encoding MFS transporter, translated as MTAALDPVTRRTLATSILIGACALLVLGVHPILLGAMVEEGRIAEAQVGNLVTIEMIAIVVGSLAGIWLLRKQGPRVVIGGAGLILTAMNLFMTEQSGMAIIAACRGVAGLSEGVLVASTLVAISRVTRVERASALFLAVQTLMQAVAAASLPYIALGSSRTGTALLVLALVGGIATLSALSLPRELKPAPSDGERGAITPASLTALIGAGLFVGAIVSVWSYFGLWLLGNSHAPTFEGTAISLCLVAQVVGALTAAQFGERLPNRPTIIACALAAAVSTSLFLTVGDESAAILAVSVVFGFFWLFTLPFFAGWLIEIDPSRRAVLYITAFQLGGAALLPSLAGIAVGRFSVDAAMVFSASVFLVLAALAYLNRSAIPRPQPD; from the coding sequence TTGACCGCCGCGCTCGATCCGGTGACCCGCAGGACGCTGGCAACCTCCATCCTGATCGGCGCGTGCGCCCTGCTCGTTCTCGGCGTCCATCCGATCCTGCTTGGCGCGATGGTTGAAGAGGGCCGGATTGCCGAGGCCCAGGTCGGCAATCTCGTCACAATCGAGATGATCGCGATCGTGGTCGGCTCGCTGGCGGGTATCTGGCTGCTGCGCAAGCAGGGGCCGCGCGTGGTCATCGGCGGGGCGGGTCTGATCCTCACCGCCATGAACCTGTTCATGACCGAGCAGTCGGGCATGGCGATCATCGCTGCGTGCCGCGGCGTTGCCGGGCTGAGCGAGGGCGTGCTGGTTGCATCCACCCTCGTCGCGATCTCGCGTGTGACGCGAGTCGAGCGGGCCAGCGCGCTCTTCCTCGCGGTTCAGACCCTGATGCAGGCGGTTGCTGCGGCCTCCCTTCCCTACATCGCGCTGGGGAGCTCGCGCACCGGGACCGCGCTGCTTGTCCTCGCCTTGGTCGGCGGGATTGCCACGCTCTCCGCCCTGTCCCTTCCGCGAGAGCTCAAACCGGCGCCGTCCGACGGCGAACGCGGGGCGATCACGCCGGCAAGCCTGACCGCCTTGATCGGCGCTGGGCTGTTCGTCGGCGCGATCGTTTCGGTGTGGAGCTATTTCGGTCTCTGGCTGCTCGGCAATAGTCATGCTCCCACGTTCGAGGGTACGGCGATATCGCTGTGTCTCGTGGCCCAGGTGGTCGGCGCGCTGACCGCCGCGCAGTTCGGTGAGCGATTGCCGAACCGCCCGACGATCATCGCCTGCGCTCTCGCTGCGGCAGTCTCGACGTCGCTGTTCCTGACGGTCGGCGACGAATCGGCGGCCATTCTGGCGGTCAGCGTGGTGTTCGGCTTCTTCTGGCTGTTCACGCTGCCGTTCTTCGCCGGATGGCTGATCGAAATCGACCCGTCACGCCGGGCGGTGCTCTACATCACCGCGTTTCAGCTGGGCGGTGCCGCGCTCTTGCCGTCGCTCGCCGGAATTGCGGTCGGCAGGTTCTCGGTCGATGCTGCCATGGTCTTCAGCGCGAGCGTATTTCTGGTCCTTGCCGCCCTCGCCTACCTGAACAGGTCCGCGATCCCCCGCCCACAGCCGGATTGA